From the genome of Variovorax sp. RA8, one region includes:
- a CDS encoding thioredoxin family protein: MNDSATPETLRAAGETLWVVCLCAEWCGACREYRPLFEQVARAHPQFRFAWVDIEDHAELADDFDVETFPTLLVAGASGTRFLGPMLPHAGTLARMLGALQPAQAASPEVEALLGALAREPGTFEVA, translated from the coding sequence TTGAACGATTCCGCCACCCCCGAGACCCTGCGAGCCGCCGGCGAGACCCTGTGGGTGGTCTGCCTCTGCGCCGAATGGTGCGGCGCCTGCCGCGAGTACCGGCCGCTGTTCGAGCAGGTGGCACGCGCCCATCCGCAGTTCCGCTTCGCCTGGGTCGACATCGAGGACCATGCCGAGCTGGCCGACGACTTCGACGTCGAGACCTTTCCCACCCTGCTGGTGGCCGGCGCGTCCGGCACCCGCTTCCTCGGGCCTATGCTGCCGCATGCCGGGACGCTGGCGCGCATGCTCGGCGCCCTGCAGCCGGCACAGGCCGCGAGTCCCGAGGTCGAGGCCCTGCTCGGTGCGCTGGCGCGCGAGCCCGGCACCTTCGAAGTCGCCTAG
- a CDS encoding alpha/beta fold hydrolase encodes MEFLVNGHKTYCYTGGKPFDAAKPTVVFIHGVLNDHSVWILQSRWFAHHGWNVLAPDLPGHCRSAGPPPASVEEAAQSVIALLDAAGIEKAALIGHSFGSLIALEVAARAPLRVSHLALVGTAYPMKVSPALLDGALNDPLRAIDMVNSFSHSMLAPPPSTLGPGTWLYGGSRALMRRVLASNREANVFHIGFKACNDYAGGDAAMAAVQCPVLFVLGKSDQMTPPRATQALIGKASGARVVHVAAGHQLMSEAPDEVLFALRDFLSAAR; translated from the coding sequence ATGGAATTTTTGGTCAACGGCCACAAGACCTACTGCTACACCGGCGGCAAGCCCTTCGATGCCGCGAAGCCGACGGTGGTGTTCATCCACGGCGTGCTCAACGACCACAGCGTGTGGATCCTGCAAAGCCGCTGGTTCGCCCATCATGGCTGGAACGTGCTGGCGCCCGACCTGCCGGGGCATTGCAGGAGCGCGGGCCCGCCGCCCGCGAGCGTGGAAGAGGCGGCGCAATCCGTGATTGCGCTGCTCGACGCCGCGGGCATCGAGAAGGCCGCCCTCATCGGCCACAGCTTCGGCTCGCTGATCGCGCTGGAGGTCGCGGCACGCGCGCCGCTGCGCGTGTCGCATCTGGCGCTGGTCGGCACCGCCTATCCGATGAAGGTCTCGCCGGCGCTGCTCGACGGTGCGCTGAACGACCCGCTGCGCGCCATCGACATGGTCAACAGTTTCTCGCACTCGATGCTGGCGCCGCCGCCCTCCACGCTGGGCCCGGGCACCTGGCTCTACGGCGGCTCGCGCGCGCTGATGCGCCGCGTGCTGGCGAGCAACCGCGAGGCGAATGTGTTCCACATCGGCTTCAAGGCCTGCAACGACTACGCGGGCGGCGACGCCGCGATGGCCGCGGTGCAGTGCCCCGTCCTGTTCGTGCTCGGCAAGTCCGACCAGATGACGCCGCCCCGTGCCACGCAGGCGCTGATCGGCAAGGCCAGCGGCGCGCGCGTGGTCCACGTCGCCGCCGGCCATCAGCTGATGAGCGAGGCGCCGGACGAGGTGCTGTTCGCGCTGCGGGACTTCCTCAGCGCAGCGCGTTGA
- a CDS encoding phospholipase D family protein: MISLLRSVTLVIACLATGCASLPPPGPRVSEQAIPASPQTTLGRIALSLKAGPAGRSAVRPLPQASFALDARLELIRRAQASLDVQTYHLGNDKTGLLILRELRDAARRGVRVRLLLDDFHTVGLDRPLLALAAEAGAEVRLFNPFAGGREHTATRWLSFFSDFSRLNHRMHNKLLVADGAIAIAGGRNLADEYFMRSNGANFLDFELLMAGPVVPQSARIFDEYWNSDVVYPLAHVARTHDTADTLKGEFELASSEAHAPRPDRPPELDAFGEPPLGQELARGELRWMRAEADAFADSPNKALGSRPAGMVTLAQRWYATMEAAKSQLIVISPYFIPGDKGMERIRAARARGLHITVITNSLADTDEPLVNVNYNTYRVALLQAGVELLEVSSRQMKRNGVMRRALRDAQGRLHGKLALIDREWVLLGSMNLDPRSALLNTEFGVRVRSFELTQALHYAYLLDNVEGVYRVKLGPDGQGVQWVGTGDESNEVLDDEPDSSMLTRLQLLMFSWFVPSDQL; this comes from the coding sequence ATGATTTCATTGCTGCGCTCCGTCACACTCGTCATCGCGTGCCTGGCTACCGGCTGCGCGAGCTTGCCGCCACCCGGTCCCCGCGTCTCCGAGCAGGCAATTCCCGCCTCGCCCCAGACAACACTCGGGCGCATCGCGCTGTCATTGAAAGCCGGGCCCGCCGGCCGGTCCGCCGTGCGACCCTTGCCGCAGGCGAGTTTCGCGCTCGATGCGCGGCTGGAGCTCATCCGCCGAGCGCAGGCCTCGCTGGACGTGCAGACCTACCATCTGGGCAACGACAAGACCGGCCTCCTGATCCTGCGCGAGCTGCGTGACGCAGCCCGGCGCGGCGTGAGAGTTCGGTTGCTGCTCGACGACTTCCATACAGTGGGCCTCGATCGCCCTCTGCTTGCATTGGCCGCGGAAGCCGGCGCCGAGGTACGCCTGTTCAATCCGTTTGCAGGTGGCCGCGAGCACACGGCCACGCGCTGGCTCTCCTTCTTCAGCGACTTCAGCCGCCTCAACCATCGCATGCACAACAAGCTCCTTGTCGCGGATGGCGCCATTGCGATCGCAGGCGGCCGCAACTTGGCTGACGAATATTTCATGCGCAGCAACGGGGCCAACTTCCTCGACTTCGAACTTCTGATGGCCGGCCCCGTCGTACCCCAGTCCGCGCGCATCTTCGACGAATACTGGAACAGCGATGTGGTGTATCCATTGGCGCATGTGGCGCGCACGCATGACACCGCCGACACGCTGAAAGGCGAATTCGAGCTCGCCAGTTCCGAGGCACATGCACCCCGGCCCGACAGGCCACCCGAACTCGACGCCTTCGGCGAGCCGCCGCTAGGCCAGGAACTCGCACGCGGAGAGCTCCGATGGATGCGAGCCGAGGCCGACGCCTTTGCAGACAGCCCGAACAAGGCCCTCGGCAGTCGCCCCGCGGGCATGGTGACCCTTGCGCAACGCTGGTACGCGACCATGGAAGCCGCCAAGTCGCAGCTGATCGTGATTTCGCCGTACTTCATCCCCGGCGACAAAGGGATGGAACGCATCCGCGCCGCTCGAGCGCGCGGGTTGCACATCACCGTCATCACCAACTCCCTGGCTGACACCGACGAGCCGCTGGTCAACGTGAACTACAACACTTATCGAGTCGCGCTGCTCCAGGCAGGTGTCGAACTGCTCGAGGTGAGCTCGCGCCAGATGAAGCGCAATGGGGTCATGCGTCGCGCGCTGCGCGACGCGCAAGGCCGGCTGCACGGCAAGCTGGCCTTGATCGATCGCGAATGGGTTCTGCTCGGCTCCATGAACCTCGACCCGCGCTCGGCACTGCTCAATACCGAATTCGGCGTGCGGGTACGCAGCTTCGAACTCACGCAAGCCCTGCACTATGCCTATCTGCTGGACAACGTCGAAGGCGTGTACCGCGTCAAGCTCGGGCCCGATGGCCAAGGCGTTCAGTGGGTGGGCACCGGCGACGAATCCAACGAAGTGCTGGACGACGAACCCGACTCCAGCATGCTGACGCGCCTTCAACTGCTGATGTTCTCGTGGTTCGTCCCGAGCGACCAGCTCTGA
- a CDS encoding YihY family inner membrane protein: MIAAMNRRELWRDLSHFPWGNTAAVLGERFRKDRLGLTASSLTFTTTIALVPFFTLALALFTVFPMFATMQGRVQRWLIESLIPDNIARQVLGYLNQFASKASGLGVAGLLVLLVTAIALILTIDKTLNNIWRVRTPRPFAQRVLVYWAAITLGPLVLALSLSTTAYVFSVSREWVGVRGMLKLAFDTFEFVLLAGGMASLYHYVPNTHVKWAHAWAGGFFVAAAIEIAKRVLAYYLSLVPTYSVLYGAFATVPILLVWIYVAWVIVLLGAVIAAYLPSLLSGVARRGGMPGWPLQLAVEALQQLALAKATPAKGLGAAELVARMRVDALQLAPVLETLVALDWIGPLAEEPDDEDPRYVLLADPGRTSLEPLLVQLLVPRSPPLDNLWQRGPLRTLLLQDVLPCR; this comes from the coding sequence ATGATAGCCGCCATGAATCGCCGGGAACTCTGGAGGGATCTTTCGCACTTTCCCTGGGGCAACACGGCCGCGGTGCTGGGCGAGCGCTTCCGCAAGGACCGGCTGGGCCTGACCGCCAGCAGCCTCACCTTCACCACCACCATCGCGTTGGTGCCCTTCTTCACCCTGGCGCTGGCGCTGTTCACGGTGTTCCCGATGTTCGCGACCATGCAGGGGCGGGTGCAGCGCTGGCTGATCGAGAGCCTGATCCCGGACAACATCGCACGCCAGGTGCTGGGCTATCTCAACCAGTTCGCGAGCAAGGCCAGCGGGCTGGGCGTCGCGGGCCTGCTGGTGCTGCTGGTCACCGCCATCGCGCTGATCCTCACCATCGACAAGACGCTCAACAACATCTGGCGCGTGCGCACGCCGCGGCCTTTCGCGCAGCGGGTGCTGGTCTACTGGGCCGCCATCACGCTCGGGCCGCTGGTGCTGGCGCTGAGCCTGAGCACCACGGCCTACGTCTTCTCGGTCTCGCGCGAGTGGGTCGGCGTCCGCGGCATGCTCAAGCTGGCGTTCGACACCTTCGAGTTCGTGCTGCTGGCGGGCGGCATGGCCTCGCTCTACCACTACGTGCCCAACACGCACGTCAAGTGGGCCCATGCGTGGGCCGGCGGCTTCTTCGTGGCGGCCGCCATCGAGATCGCCAAGCGGGTGCTCGCCTACTACCTGAGCCTGGTGCCGACCTACTCGGTGCTCTACGGCGCCTTCGCGACGGTGCCGATACTGCTGGTGTGGATCTATGTCGCCTGGGTCATCGTGCTGCTGGGCGCGGTGATCGCGGCCTACCTGCCCAGCCTGCTGAGCGGCGTGGCGCGGCGCGGCGGCATGCCCGGCTGGCCCCTGCAGCTGGCGGTGGAGGCGCTGCAGCAGCTGGCGCTGGCGAAGGCCACGCCCGCCAAGGGGCTGGGCGCGGCCGAGCTGGTGGCGCGGATGCGGGTCGATGCGCTGCAGCTGGCGCCGGTGCTGGAGACGCTCGTCGCGCTCGACTGGATCGGGCCGCTGGCCGAGGAGCCGGACGACGAGGATCCGCGCTACGTGCTGTTGGCCGACCCCGGTCGCACCTCGCTCGAGCCGCTGCTCGTGCAACTGCTGGTGCCGCGGTCGCCGCCCCTGGATAACCTGTGGCAGCGCGGCCCCTTGCGCACGCTGCTGCTGCAGGATGTGCTGCCTTGCCGATAA
- a CDS encoding tyrosine-type recombinase/integrase: MKLYLRRPVPGRSKPRLLFLDDRERVVELATGFVEHKSGKLSAKSIPLYARRIRDLCAYLERHEVFSAVRVDVALTQLSLSVIKDFLRDREALGHKSQTLRGYEITIRELCKWLPSAEAGNALSRDPFVSDSWLTAKPISELPALTTVDVVIRLLMHMNFEEHRMVAHFMFDTGLRISEVGRVLKSDIPDPTQYPRSVMYFPLFVRGVKGRQDEVNHRATIISRAMIARINKYHNSSHYIRSARKLVESHQSGVKQAESPAAFLPAFLNTEGKALTQDAIENFIRDAAKRADLHISSHKLRHGTGYSILRSEHGKTMLDNLIILKKALGHKLLSTTEGYTNVPAVALARNALNTHPEDIVFRFEEAQSIFDQTYLASHSQLRKRRGVAS, translated from the coding sequence GTGAAGCTGTATCTTCGCCGTCCCGTGCCTGGTCGGAGCAAGCCGCGCTTGCTATTCCTTGACGACCGCGAGCGCGTCGTCGAGCTGGCAACGGGTTTTGTAGAGCACAAGAGCGGAAAACTTTCCGCGAAGTCGATTCCGCTTTACGCGCGTCGTATCAGAGACCTTTGCGCATACCTTGAAAGGCACGAGGTGTTTAGCGCAGTGCGGGTTGATGTTGCACTTACGCAGTTGTCCTTGAGCGTAATCAAGGACTTCTTGCGCGATAGGGAAGCCTTGGGGCACAAGTCCCAGACCCTGCGCGGCTACGAAATAACAATTCGCGAGCTTTGCAAGTGGCTTCCTTCTGCGGAGGCAGGGAACGCCTTGTCGCGAGACCCTTTCGTGAGCGACTCCTGGCTTACGGCCAAGCCAATCAGCGAGCTGCCAGCCCTAACCACTGTGGATGTGGTTATCAGGTTGTTGATGCACATGAACTTCGAAGAGCATCGAATGGTGGCCCACTTCATGTTCGATACAGGGCTACGTATTTCCGAAGTCGGGCGCGTCCTCAAGAGCGACATTCCAGACCCGACTCAGTACCCCCGTAGCGTGATGTACTTCCCGCTCTTTGTCCGCGGCGTGAAGGGCAGGCAGGACGAAGTGAATCACCGGGCCACAATTATCTCTAGAGCGATGATTGCTCGAATCAACAAGTATCACAACTCGTCCCATTACATAAGAAGCGCCCGCAAACTCGTTGAATCACACCAGAGCGGCGTAAAGCAAGCGGAGTCACCGGCGGCTTTCCTGCCCGCATTCCTGAACACCGAAGGCAAAGCGCTCACCCAGGACGCCATCGAGAACTTCATCAGGGATGCGGCGAAGAGAGCTGACCTGCACATCAGCTCTCACAAGCTCCGCCATGGCACTGGTTATTCCATCCTCCGCTCCGAGCACGGCAAGACCATGCTGGATAACCTCATCATTCTGAAGAAAGCGCTGGGCCACAAGCTGCTCTCCACCACTGAAGGCTACACAAACGTTCCGGCCGTCGCACTGGCCCGCAACGCCTTAAACACTCATCCTGAAGACATCGTCTTCCGTTTCGAAGAAGCGCAGTCAATCTTCGACCAAACGTATCTCGCCTCGCACTCGCAACTGAGGAAGCGTCGAGGGGTTGCATCGTGA
- a CDS encoding FAD-binding oxidoreductase, whose product MSAVLIDKLRAVVGAANVLTEGDLGAWEQDWRKRSRGKALAVVRPGSTQQVAEVVKACAAAGRAIVPQGGNTGLAVGSIPDESGTQVVLSLQRMNAIRGIDAANLAMTVEAGCVLQTLQETAAKAGFLFPLSLAAEGSCTIGGNLATNAGGTQVLRYGNARDLCLGLEVVTAQGGIWEGTSGLRKDNTGYDLRDLMIGSEGTLGIITAATLKLYPLPAARLTAWAAVPTLEHAVELLGLAHKRLGAGLTGFEVMGRFALSLVAKHFPALRVPFLEDDGVPYCVLLENSDNESEDHARARFEALLETAFEAGCVSDAVVAENLTQAHQLWHVRESIPLAQAEEGLNIKHDISIPVSRIPAFVEQTDALLEYELPGVRLVNFGHLGDGNLHYNVQAPVGAHNANFLRDHEARINTLVYEAVRQFEGSFSAEHGVGSLKVETLEKHKSPVALEMMRAIKRALDPQNTLNPGRVIRI is encoded by the coding sequence ATGAGTGCAGTGCTGATCGACAAGCTGCGCGCCGTGGTCGGCGCCGCCAACGTGCTGACGGAGGGCGACCTCGGCGCCTGGGAGCAGGACTGGCGCAAGCGCTCCCGCGGCAAGGCGCTGGCCGTGGTGCGGCCGGGCAGCACCCAGCAGGTGGCCGAGGTGGTGAAGGCATGCGCCGCCGCCGGCCGGGCGATCGTGCCGCAGGGCGGCAACACCGGCCTCGCGGTCGGCTCGATTCCGGACGAGAGCGGCACCCAGGTCGTGCTGAGCCTGCAGCGCATGAACGCCATCCGCGGCATCGACGCCGCCAACCTCGCGATGACGGTGGAGGCCGGCTGCGTGCTGCAGACCCTGCAGGAGACGGCCGCCAAGGCCGGCTTCCTGTTCCCGCTGAGCCTGGCGGCCGAGGGCAGTTGCACCATCGGCGGCAACCTCGCGACCAATGCCGGCGGCACGCAGGTGCTGCGCTACGGCAATGCGCGCGATCTGTGCCTGGGGCTCGAAGTGGTGACGGCGCAGGGCGGCATCTGGGAAGGCACCAGCGGCCTGCGCAAGGACAACACCGGCTACGACCTGCGCGACCTGATGATCGGCAGCGAGGGCACGCTGGGCATCATCACCGCCGCCACCCTGAAGCTGTATCCGCTCCCGGCCGCGCGGCTCACCGCCTGGGCCGCCGTGCCCACGCTCGAGCACGCAGTCGAGCTACTGGGCCTGGCCCACAAGCGCCTGGGCGCAGGCCTCACGGGCTTCGAGGTGATGGGCCGCTTCGCGCTCAGCCTCGTGGCAAAGCATTTCCCCGCCCTGCGCGTGCCCTTCCTCGAGGACGATGGCGTGCCCTACTGCGTGCTGCTCGAGAATTCGGACAACGAGTCGGAAGACCATGCCCGCGCCCGCTTCGAGGCCCTGCTCGAAACCGCCTTCGAGGCCGGCTGCGTCAGCGACGCGGTTGTCGCCGAAAACCTGACGCAGGCGCACCAGCTCTGGCACGTGCGCGAGAGCATCCCGCTGGCGCAGGCCGAGGAAGGGCTCAACATCAAGCACGACATCTCGATTCCAGTCTCGCGCATCCCGGCCTTCGTGGAGCAGACCGACGCATTGCTCGAATACGAGCTGCCCGGCGTGCGGCTGGTGAACTTCGGCCACCTCGGCGACGGCAACCTGCACTACAACGTGCAGGCGCCGGTCGGCGCCCACAACGCCAACTTCCTGCGCGACCACGAGGCGCGCATCAACACGCTGGTCTACGAGGCCGTCCGCCAGTTCGAGGGCTCCTTCTCGGCCGAGCACGGCGTCGGCTCGCTCAAGGTCGAGACGCTGGAGAAGCACAAGTCGCCGGTGGCGCTGGAGATGATGCGCGCCATCAAGCGGGCGCTCGACCCGCAGAACACGCTAAACCCAGGGCGGGTGATCCGGATCTGA
- a CDS encoding DUF2069 domain-containing protein: MPAVTPPAIPSSVSATRWLAVGSLVGLIVLGLAWELWLAPLRPGGSWLALKVLPLVIPLAGLLKNRMYTYRWVSLLVWLYFTEGVVRAWSDLDGTGRLLALGEVVLCLALFAACAWHVRLRLRHARAARELEGVAP; this comes from the coding sequence CTGCCCGCCGTGACTCCTCCCGCCATCCCCTCCTCCGTCTCCGCCACGCGCTGGCTCGCCGTCGGCAGCCTGGTCGGGCTGATCGTGCTCGGGCTGGCCTGGGAGCTGTGGCTGGCGCCGCTGCGACCGGGCGGCTCCTGGCTCGCGCTCAAGGTGCTGCCGCTGGTCATCCCGCTCGCCGGCCTGCTGAAGAACCGGATGTACACCTACCGCTGGGTCAGCCTGCTGGTCTGGCTTTACTTCACCGAGGGCGTGGTGCGCGCCTGGAGCGACCTCGACGGCACCGGCCGCCTGCTGGCGCTGGGCGAGGTCGTGCTGTGCCTCGCGCTGTTCGCGGCCTGTGCCTGGCATGTGCGCCTGCGGCTGCGTCATGCGCGGGCTGCCCGCGAACTGGAAGGAGTTGCGCCATGA
- a CDS encoding O-acetylhomoserine aminocarboxypropyltransferase codes for MPGYSDPGFDTLALHAGAAPDPATGARAVPIHLSTSFVFESSDHAAALFNLERAGHVYSRISNPTNAVFEQRVAALEGGIGAIATASGQAALHLSIATLMGAGAHIVASTALYGGSQNLLHYTLRRFGIATTFVKPGDLDGWRAAIRPETRLLFGETVGNPGLDVLDIPAVSDIAHAAGVPLLVDSTLTSPYLIKPFDWGADLVYHSATKFLSGHGTVIGGVVVDGGSFDWERSGKFAELTQAYEGFHNMVFSEESTVGAFLLRARREGLRDFGASMSPHTAWLILQGIETLPLRMERHIDNTQKVVEFLVSHPFVAHVGHPLLESHPSHALAGKLLRHGAKGAGAVFSFDLKGNRQQGKVFIETLKLFSHLANVGDCRSLVIHPASTTHFRMTDDALAAAGISQGTIRLSIGLEDPADLIDDLKRALKAAEKAAEKAGA; via the coding sequence ATGCCCGGCTATTCCGATCCCGGCTTCGACACGCTCGCGCTGCACGCCGGTGCCGCGCCCGACCCCGCCACCGGCGCGCGCGCCGTGCCGATCCACCTCAGCACCTCCTTCGTCTTCGAATCGAGCGACCACGCGGCCGCGCTTTTCAACCTGGAGCGCGCGGGCCATGTGTACTCGCGCATCAGCAACCCGACCAACGCAGTGTTCGAGCAGCGCGTAGCCGCGCTGGAAGGCGGCATCGGCGCGATCGCCACCGCCAGCGGGCAGGCCGCGCTGCACCTGTCGATCGCCACGCTGATGGGCGCGGGCGCGCACATCGTCGCCAGCACGGCGCTCTACGGCGGCTCGCAGAATCTCCTGCACTACACGCTGCGGCGCTTCGGCATCGCGACCACCTTCGTCAAGCCCGGCGACCTCGACGGCTGGCGTGCCGCGATCCGGCCCGAGACGCGGCTGCTCTTCGGCGAGACCGTGGGCAACCCCGGCCTCGACGTGCTCGACATCCCGGCCGTCAGCGACATCGCGCATGCGGCCGGCGTGCCGCTGCTGGTGGACTCCACCCTGACCTCGCCCTACCTGATCAAGCCTTTCGACTGGGGCGCCGACCTGGTCTACCACTCCGCCACCAAGTTCCTCTCGGGCCATGGCACGGTGATCGGCGGCGTGGTGGTCGACGGCGGCAGCTTCGACTGGGAGCGCTCGGGCAAGTTCGCCGAGCTGACCCAGGCCTACGAGGGCTTCCACAACATGGTGTTCAGCGAGGAGAGCACGGTGGGTGCCTTCCTCCTGCGCGCGCGGCGCGAGGGGCTGCGCGACTTCGGCGCCTCGATGAGCCCGCACACCGCCTGGCTGATCCTGCAGGGCATCGAGACCCTGCCGCTGCGCATGGAGCGCCACATCGACAACACGCAGAAGGTGGTGGAGTTCCTGGTCTCCCATCCTTTCGTGGCGCATGTGGGCCATCCGCTGCTCGAATCGCACCCCAGCCATGCGCTGGCCGGCAAGCTGCTGCGCCACGGCGCCAAGGGTGCGGGCGCGGTCTTCAGCTTCGACCTCAAGGGCAACCGGCAGCAGGGCAAGGTCTTCATCGAGACGCTGAAGCTGTTCAGCCACCTGGCCAACGTGGGCGACTGCCGCAGCCTGGTGATCCACCCCGCGAGCACCACGCACTTCCGCATGACGGACGATGCGCTCGCCGCAGCGGGCATCTCGCAGGGCACCATCCGGCTTTCGATCGGGCTGGAGGATCCGGCCGACCTGATCGACGACCTCAAGCGCGCACTGAAGGCAGCAGAGAAGGCGGCAGAAAAGGCAGGCGCATGA
- a CDS encoding Bug family tripartite tricarboxylate transporter substrate binding protein, translated as MPQPKPLLLASLLLAAALPGAATAQAAWPAAKPITLIVPYSAGGSVDFNARLVATKLGERLKQSVVIENVTGAGGAIGVAKAVNAAPDGYTLVAGPDSAIAIGKLINPAAFKFDPLKDLAPVGMLNTAPMVLVARPGLGVQSYADFVKLAKAAPGKYNYATSGVGTVLQLAMELLKEKSGIFVTHVPYRGGAQIATDVIGNQVDLAMLVSTSAIPHVNGNRLKALGVTGSKRLDALPTVPAFDEMPGLKGYSMVSWTGIFAPAATSPAIVKRLNEELNAVLKDPEVRAKLHEQGALPGSGTAEELGKFVQAEYARNQKIVQAANIKE; from the coding sequence ATGCCCCAGCCCAAGCCCCTTCTTCTCGCCTCCCTGCTGCTGGCCGCCGCCCTGCCCGGCGCCGCCACCGCGCAGGCCGCCTGGCCCGCCGCCAAGCCCATCACGCTGATCGTGCCCTACTCGGCCGGCGGCAGCGTGGACTTCAACGCCCGCCTGGTCGCCACCAAGCTGGGCGAGCGGCTCAAGCAGTCGGTGGTGATCGAGAACGTGACCGGTGCCGGTGGCGCCATCGGCGTGGCCAAGGCGGTGAACGCGGCGCCCGACGGCTACACGCTGGTAGCGGGCCCCGACAGCGCGATCGCGATCGGCAAGCTGATCAATCCCGCCGCCTTCAAGTTCGACCCGCTGAAGGACCTGGCGCCGGTGGGCATGCTCAACACGGCGCCGATGGTGCTGGTGGCGCGCCCCGGCCTGGGGGTGCAGAGCTATGCCGATTTCGTGAAGCTCGCGAAGGCCGCGCCCGGCAAGTACAACTACGCCACCTCGGGCGTGGGCACGGTGCTTCAACTGGCAATGGAACTGCTCAAGGAGAAGAGCGGCATCTTCGTGACCCACGTGCCCTACCGCGGCGGCGCGCAGATCGCGACCGACGTGATCGGCAACCAGGTTGACCTGGCGATGCTGGTCAGCACCAGTGCGATTCCGCACGTCAACGGCAACCGCCTGAAGGCGCTCGGCGTCACCGGCAGCAAGCGGCTGGACGCGCTGCCCACCGTACCGGCATTCGACGAGATGCCTGGCCTCAAGGGCTATTCGATGGTGAGCTGGACGGGCATCTTTGCACCGGCGGCCACGTCGCCTGCGATCGTGAAGCGCCTCAACGAAGAACTCAACGCCGTGTTGAAGGACCCCGAGGTGCGTGCCAAGCTGCACGAGCAAGGCGCCCTGCCCGGCAGCGGCACGGCCGAGGAACTCGGCAAGTTCGTGCAAGCGGAGTACGCGCGCAACCAGAAGATCGTGCAGGCCGCGAACATCAAGGAGTGA
- a CDS encoding NAD(P)H-binding protein: protein MNVLLFGATGMVGQGVLRECLLDPDVRRVLSVGRRATGVQHPKLHELVVPDLMDYSAVQKQLAGYDACFFCLGVSSVGMSEEDYRRVTCDITLAAARLLVRLNPQMSFIYVSGAGTDSSERGPRMWARVKGETENALMRLPFKAAYMFRPGFIQPLHGVRSRTAVYRWIYLLLGPLFGLVRRLAPNRVTTSEQLGRAMLVAAKRGARAPLVEMPDINALR from the coding sequence ATGAACGTCCTGCTCTTCGGCGCGACCGGCATGGTGGGGCAGGGCGTGCTGCGCGAATGCCTGCTCGACCCGGACGTGCGCCGGGTGCTCAGTGTCGGGCGGCGCGCTACGGGCGTGCAGCATCCGAAGCTGCACGAGCTGGTCGTGCCCGACCTGATGGACTACAGCGCGGTCCAGAAGCAGCTCGCGGGCTACGACGCCTGCTTCTTCTGCCTCGGCGTCTCCTCGGTCGGCATGAGCGAGGAAGACTACCGGCGCGTCACCTGCGACATCACGCTGGCGGCGGCCCGGCTGCTGGTGCGCCTCAATCCGCAGATGAGCTTCATCTACGTCTCCGGCGCCGGCACCGACAGCAGCGAGCGCGGCCCGCGCATGTGGGCGCGCGTCAAGGGCGAGACCGAGAACGCGTTGATGCGCCTGCCCTTCAAGGCCGCCTACATGTTCCGCCCCGGCTTCATCCAGCCGCTGCACGGGGTGCGCTCCAGGACGGCGGTCTACCGGTGGATCTACCTGCTGCTCGGCCCCCTGTTCGGCCTGGTGCGCCGGCTGGCACCGAACCGCGTGACGACCAGCGAGCAGCTCGGCCGCGCCATGCTGGTTGCCGCCAAGCGCGGCGCGCGGGCGCCGCTGGTGGAGATGCCGGACATCAACGCGCTGCGCTGA
- a CDS encoding CBS domain-containing protein, with protein sequence MKVSDILRVKGNTLYTITPEEPLADAVNTMAEKDIGSLVVMEHGELVGMLTFREVIVAIVGNGGQVGGTLVRKAMDDHPVTCTLETDLDEIRRIMLERHARYMPVMDKRMLMGVISFYDVAKAVVDSQNFENKMLKAYIRDWPAEDESS encoded by the coding sequence ATGAAAGTCAGCGACATCCTGCGTGTGAAGGGCAACACGCTCTACACCATCACGCCTGAAGAACCCCTGGCCGACGCCGTCAATACCATGGCCGAGAAGGACATCGGCTCGCTCGTCGTCATGGAGCATGGCGAGCTCGTGGGCATGCTCACCTTCCGCGAAGTGATTGTCGCCATCGTCGGCAACGGCGGGCAGGTCGGCGGCACCCTGGTGCGCAAGGCGATGGACGACCACCCCGTCACCTGCACGCTGGAAACCGACCTCGACGAGATCCGCCGCATCATGCTCGAGCGCCACGCGCGCTACATGCCGGTCATGGACAAGCGCATGCTGATGGGCGTGATCAGCTTCTACGACGTGGCCAAGGCGGTGGTGGACAGCCAGAACTTCGAGAACAAGATGCTCAAGGCCTACATCCGCGACTGGCCGGCGGAGGACGAGTCTTCCTGA